The following are from one region of the Stenotrophomonas lactitubi genome:
- a CDS encoding carboxymuconolactone decarboxylase family protein, whose product MNQRLDYAAQSPELFRKLGTFSHAVHNSSIEAAIIDLVNIRASQLNGCGFCLDMHVKEATIRGERPLRLHHVAAWRESNLFSARERACLAWTDVLTHLPAQGVPDDMYERVRSQLSEQEIVDLTYAVMAINAWNRANVAFRTKPGSLDQTFGLDRAGLA is encoded by the coding sequence ATGAACCAACGCTTGGACTACGCCGCGCAGTCGCCCGAACTTTTCAGGAAGCTCGGTACCTTCTCCCATGCCGTGCACAACAGTTCGATCGAAGCGGCCATCATCGATCTGGTCAACATCCGCGCCTCGCAGCTCAACGGCTGCGGGTTCTGCCTGGACATGCACGTGAAGGAAGCAACGATCCGTGGCGAACGCCCACTGCGCCTGCACCATGTCGCGGCGTGGCGCGAATCGAACCTGTTCAGCGCGCGCGAACGTGCCTGCCTGGCGTGGACTGACGTGCTCACCCACCTGCCTGCGCAGGGCGTTCCCGACGACATGTACGAGCGCGTGCGCAGCCAGCTGTCCGAACAGGAAATCGTCGATCTGACCTACGCGGTGATGGCAATCAACGCCTGGAACCGCGCCAACGTAGCCTTCCGTACGAAGCCCGGCTCGCTGGACCAGACCTTTGGCCTGGACAGGGCCGGTCTGGCCTGA
- a CDS encoding Ohr family peroxiredoxin encodes MTELKPPSTSVLDKYHGDAARPLYTGRVRVSGGAARHGRASGVVRSDDGALSVDLRLPAELGGPGGGTNPEQLLAAGYAGCFHGAMVLVAARAGLELIDPSIEVAVTFARDPVDGLYLLSAEIVVFLPGMDPIRAAELVRNTERVCPYAKMFHRGISHVVRVAVD; translated from the coding sequence ATGACAGAGCTGAAGCCTCCTTCGACCAGCGTGCTCGACAAGTACCATGGTGATGCGGCGCGCCCGCTGTATACCGGACGGGTACGGGTCAGCGGTGGCGCAGCCCGCCACGGCCGCGCGTCAGGCGTGGTGCGGTCGGATGATGGCGCACTGTCGGTGGATCTGCGATTGCCCGCTGAGCTGGGTGGGCCCGGCGGCGGTACCAATCCCGAGCAGCTTCTGGCGGCGGGCTACGCCGGCTGCTTCCACGGTGCGATGGTGCTCGTGGCTGCACGTGCGGGGCTGGAACTGATCGACCCCAGCATCGAAGTAGCGGTGACGTTCGCACGCGATCCCGTGGACGGTCTGTACCTGCTGTCGGCCGAGATCGTGGTGTTCCTGCCTGGCATGGACCCGATACGTGCAGCCGAACTGGTGCGCAACACCGAGCGGGTGTGTCCCTACGCGAAGATGTTCCATCGTGGCATCAGCCATGTGGTGAGGGTTGCGGTGGACTAG
- a CDS encoding LysR family transcriptional regulator, which produces MNVMPQSCTASDGRDSLNASFSASYAGVLAFIAVAAEGSFARAGDRLGIGRSAVSRSVQKLEGQLGVRLFLRTTRSTTLTREGELFLEGCSPGVASILQALDEMRDLREGPPRGYLRVSATHGFGRRVIAPLLSAFRAEHPQVSVELLLDEQVPDLVADRIDVAFRDGVLEDSQVIAKQLVPMQLVVCASPAYAQAHGLPEEVEAVSAHACIGRRLPAGRLQRWDFRVDGQDVNLQPPAEVVFNDADLVLQAVIDGLGIAQLPSYQVSDALRTGAVLTCLDRYAPHDRGHYLCYLSRRQLPKRIRAFIDFSTQRIRALDLDVFSHWEVRQQAAVQRDAAAWA; this is translated from the coding sequence ATGAATGTCATGCCGCAGTCCTGTACGGCCAGTGACGGCCGTGATTCCCTCAATGCGTCCTTTTCCGCCAGTTATGCCGGCGTACTGGCGTTCATCGCGGTAGCCGCTGAAGGCAGCTTCGCGCGCGCCGGTGATCGCCTTGGCATCGGTCGTTCGGCGGTCAGCCGCAGCGTGCAGAAGCTGGAGGGGCAGCTGGGCGTGCGCCTGTTCCTGCGTACCACGCGCTCGACAACATTGACCCGCGAAGGCGAGCTGTTTTTGGAAGGCTGCAGCCCGGGCGTTGCGAGCATCCTGCAGGCGCTGGACGAAATGCGCGATCTGCGCGAGGGGCCGCCGCGCGGGTATCTGCGGGTCAGTGCGACACATGGCTTCGGACGCCGGGTGATCGCGCCGCTGCTGTCTGCTTTCCGCGCAGAGCATCCGCAGGTCTCGGTGGAGCTGCTGCTGGACGAGCAGGTGCCGGACCTGGTTGCAGACCGCATCGATGTGGCCTTCCGCGATGGAGTGCTGGAAGACAGCCAGGTCATCGCCAAACAGCTGGTGCCCATGCAGCTGGTGGTCTGTGCGTCGCCTGCCTATGCACAGGCGCACGGCCTGCCGGAGGAGGTCGAGGCGGTGTCAGCCCACGCGTGCATCGGCCGACGCCTGCCCGCCGGGCGCCTGCAACGCTGGGATTTCCGCGTGGACGGCCAGGACGTGAATCTGCAACCGCCGGCGGAGGTGGTGTTCAATGATGCCGATCTTGTCCTGCAGGCAGTGATCGACGGGCTGGGGATCGCCCAGCTGCCCAGCTACCAGGTAAGCGATGCGCTGCGCACAGGTGCTGTATTGACCTGCCTGGACCGCTACGCGCCCCACGATCGTGGCCACTACCTGTGCTATCTCAGCCGACGCCAGCTGCCCAAGCGGATCCGCGCATTCATCGACTTCAGCACCCAACGCATACGTGCGCTGGATCTGGATGTGTTCTCGCACTGGGAGGTGCGGCAGCAGGCGGCGGTACAGCGCGATGCGGCGGCATGGGCATGA
- a CDS encoding PA2169 family four-helix-bundle protein, whose product MSTQSTIEHRLNDLIEIARDGKSFYEEAATKVKDAELSALFVRIAGVKGRIVSSLSSSVAATGGKPAEHGTMVGSMQQFYGKVRAAFGDTNYGYVAELEESEDRLLGAFNDVLKDNDLPPAVRQEVTQWLPEVQECHSVMRARKHAMKAA is encoded by the coding sequence ATGAGCACCCAGTCCACCATCGAGCATCGCCTCAACGACCTGATCGAGATCGCACGTGATGGCAAGTCCTTCTACGAGGAAGCCGCAACCAAGGTGAAGGACGCCGAGCTGTCGGCATTGTTCGTCCGCATCGCCGGGGTGAAGGGCCGCATCGTGTCCTCCCTGAGCAGCTCGGTGGCCGCCACCGGTGGCAAGCCGGCCGAGCACGGCACCATGGTCGGTTCCATGCAGCAGTTCTACGGCAAGGTGCGCGCTGCCTTCGGTGACACCAATTACGGCTACGTGGCTGAACTTGAAGAGTCCGAGGATCGCCTCCTGGGCGCGTTCAACGACGTGCTGAAGGACAACGACCTGCCGCCGGCAGTGCGCCAGGAAGTGACCCAGTGGCTGCCGGAAGTGCAGGAATGTCATTCGGTGATGCGCGCTCGCAAACATGCGATGAAGGCCGCCTGA
- a CDS encoding KGG domain-containing protein: MANSHTGSSNRGFASMDEDKQRAIASKGGRAAHASGNAHQFSPDEARVAGRKGGEVISQDRQHMAAIGREGGHARHASARQQQQLQRQDMPGKPGSGQQG, translated from the coding sequence ATGGCCAACTCACATACTGGCAGCAGCAATCGTGGCTTCGCCTCGATGGACGAGGACAAACAGCGCGCGATCGCATCGAAAGGCGGACGCGCCGCACACGCATCCGGCAATGCGCACCAATTCAGCCCGGATGAGGCCCGCGTGGCGGGCCGCAAGGGAGGCGAAGTGATCAGCCAGGATCGCCAGCACATGGCCGCGATCGGGCGCGAAGGTGGCCATGCACGGCATGCCAGTGCCCGCCAGCAACAGCAGCTGCAACGGCAGGACATGCCCGGCAAGCCTGGCAGCGGTCAACAAGGCTGA
- a CDS encoding LysR substrate-binding domain-containing protein, with protein MDRRHLQYYVALAEELHFGRAALRLGIATPTLSVQIQEIERRLGTPLFDRSRREVTLTSAGAIFLAEARNVLRQFEQAEAVGRRAGRGEIGRIEIGYVGSAVHAGALQEQLQRFRSASPDVVLQVSEWPMADLSDLLLDGRIDVVFCRLPMEIPDALGSHILIEDQFCVALPASHPLARAALPVQPELLAKEAFIMPEQPAGTLEVARRGGFVPDIRSRPGHLAAVLAQVAVGDGALAIVPSVLQRTLLLPGVVYLPIAGPVIASTIAALYREQETSPVVRRLIEQVRCTPSRRIDMLPLP; from the coding sequence ATGGACCGTCGACATCTGCAGTACTACGTCGCACTGGCCGAGGAGCTGCATTTCGGACGCGCCGCGCTGCGCCTGGGCATCGCTACGCCGACGCTGAGCGTGCAGATCCAGGAGATCGAGCGTCGCCTGGGTACGCCCTTGTTCGATCGCAGCCGACGCGAGGTCACGCTGACCTCGGCCGGCGCGATCTTCCTGGCCGAAGCGCGCAACGTGCTGCGCCAGTTCGAGCAGGCAGAGGCCGTGGGCCGCCGCGCCGGTCGTGGCGAGATCGGCAGGATCGAGATCGGTTACGTGGGTTCGGCGGTCCATGCGGGCGCGCTGCAGGAGCAGTTGCAGCGGTTCCGCAGCGCCTCGCCCGATGTGGTTCTGCAGGTCAGCGAATGGCCGATGGCCGACCTGTCGGACCTGCTGCTGGACGGTCGCATCGATGTGGTGTTCTGCAGGCTTCCTATGGAAATTCCCGATGCGCTCGGTTCGCACATCCTGATCGAAGACCAGTTCTGCGTAGCGTTGCCGGCATCGCACCCGCTGGCCCGCGCGGCGTTGCCGGTGCAGCCGGAGCTGCTGGCGAAGGAGGCGTTCATCATGCCGGAGCAGCCCGCAGGCACGCTGGAAGTCGCCCGCCGTGGCGGATTCGTGCCGGACATCCGCTCCCGTCCCGGTCATCTTGCCGCCGTACTCGCGCAGGTTGCGGTGGGCGATGGCGCGCTGGCGATCGTGCCGTCGGTGCTGCAGCGGACGCTGCTGCTGCCGGGCGTGGTCTATCTGCCGATCGCGGGGCCGGTCATCGCCTCGACCATCGCTGCGCTGTACCGTGAACAGGAAACGTCGCCGGTGGTGCGTCGGCTCATCGAGCAGGTGCGGTGCACGCCCTCCCGGCGCATCGACATGCTGCCCTTGCCCTGA
- a CDS encoding VOC family protein produces the protein MAVKRVVANIASADPAQAAAFYGDILGMDIVMDHGWIVTYGGQGTALAQLSVASEGGSGTPVPDLSIEVDDLDDVLERLRHANIALEYGPAEEPWGVRRFYVRDPFGRLLNILAHV, from the coding sequence ATGGCTGTAAAACGCGTCGTCGCCAACATCGCCAGTGCCGATCCTGCGCAGGCAGCCGCGTTCTACGGCGACATCCTTGGCATGGACATCGTGATGGACCACGGCTGGATCGTCACCTACGGCGGGCAGGGCACCGCACTGGCACAGCTCAGCGTCGCGAGCGAAGGCGGATCGGGTACGCCGGTGCCGGATCTTTCGATCGAGGTGGACGACCTGGATGATGTACTCGAACGCCTGCGACACGCCAACATCGCTCTTGAATATGGCCCGGCCGAAGAACCATGGGGCGTGCGTCGCTTCTACGTGCGCGACCCGTTCGGTCGCCTGTTGAACATCCTCGCCCACGTCTAG
- a CDS encoding TetR/AcrR family transcriptional regulator → MDAAEALFLSRGVEATTISDIVAAADVAKGTFYTYFASKGEILQALAKRYTERFLAEVELAVEQHPATAGEARLRAWIEANIRIYARTHALHDVVYANHHHHERGNADRNAIQQQLSAILDSGIDAGLWSLPAPRVTASLIYAGVHGATDDLIAAPEQSPEAFIAAVVADCLRMVGVAAVPAKKRR, encoded by the coding sequence ATGGACGCTGCCGAGGCGCTGTTCCTGTCGCGCGGCGTGGAAGCGACCACCATCAGCGACATCGTGGCTGCAGCCGACGTCGCCAAGGGAACGTTCTATACGTACTTCGCGTCCAAGGGCGAAATCCTGCAGGCGCTGGCAAAGCGCTATACCGAACGCTTCCTGGCTGAAGTGGAACTGGCAGTCGAGCAGCATCCGGCCACCGCCGGCGAGGCCCGCCTGCGCGCCTGGATCGAGGCCAATATCCGTATCTATGCGCGCACGCATGCGCTGCATGACGTGGTCTACGCCAATCACCATCACCACGAACGCGGCAACGCCGACCGCAACGCCATCCAGCAGCAGTTGTCGGCAATCCTCGACAGCGGTATCGACGCTGGGCTGTGGTCGTTGCCCGCGCCACGGGTCACCGCCTCGCTGATCTACGCCGGCGTGCATGGCGCCACGGACGATCTGATCGCTGCACCCGAACAGTCACCCGAGGCGTTCATCGCTGCGGTGGTCGCCGATTGCCTGCGCATGGTCGGCGTGGCGGCGGTACCTGCGAAAAAGCGCCGCTGA
- a CDS encoding sigma factor-like helix-turn-helix DNA-binding protein, which yields MLTRLPGMDTPSAPNRAAACPASERVWQAFLAALHELPPDMRAVLLLHDVLGAGVEDIVPLLGLDLTTCRQRLDHARAHLLARRDSLEPGTP from the coding sequence ATGCTCACCCGTCTGCCGGGCATGGACACCCCATCTGCCCCGAACCGTGCAGCAGCCTGCCCCGCCAGCGAGCGGGTCTGGCAGGCCTTCCTTGCCGCATTGCACGAACTGCCACCGGACATGCGGGCCGTGCTGTTGCTGCATGACGTGCTGGGTGCGGGCGTCGAAGACATCGTGCCGCTGCTGGGGCTGGACCTGACGACATGCCGCCAGCGCTTGGACCATGCACGCGCCCACCTGCTCGCCCGACGCGACTCCCTGGAGCCTGGAACACCATGA
- a CDS encoding MFS transporter — protein MSVVLPPESLVPLSPPRRRPNWILIIASLGCTMTVLETNAVAVALPTIARDLQADFADIEWVISCYILSFTSLLLPAGAIADRHGRRRVLLIGIALFAISSLTCALAPTASALYLARAFQGVGAAFLLAPSLSVIGHEFHEGKQRDDAWAFWGTAMGMMMVLSPLIGGLLSSLWGWRSVFIAILPFLAFLAYGAVRWVPDSADTVVRPLDPPGIITFSLAIFGIVFFLVEGLAQGWTSVVALAGLGLGIAMGTLFACIELKRRHPMVDLRLLASPRFVGALIAMIGYAVSAQVMASMLPQYLQNGVGLSALATGAGMLPFAAAMLLFPSVGRRLGRRFSSEMVLAIGLSVTAAGNALAGIGAWHHMPALALLAMIIIGAGGGILNGETSKAIIGSAPRDRAGMASGISATTRFVGILLGFTVLSSALTVGIRAGLSARVPADDVMRLADSIATGALTKGAPVDLARAMYSQGFAASLWTAAAAATLASLAVALLRKRA, from the coding sequence ATGAGCGTTGTTCTCCCACCCGAGTCCCTGGTGCCCCTCTCTCCTCCCCGCCGCAGGCCCAACTGGATCCTGATCATCGCCTCGCTCGGTTGCACGATGACAGTGCTGGAAACCAACGCCGTGGCCGTAGCGCTACCGACCATCGCGCGGGATCTGCAGGCTGATTTCGCCGACATCGAATGGGTGATCAGCTGCTACATCCTGTCCTTCACCTCGCTGCTGCTGCCTGCCGGTGCCATTGCCGATCGCCATGGTCGCCGGCGCGTGCTGTTGATCGGCATCGCACTGTTCGCCATCTCATCGCTCACCTGTGCGCTGGCACCGACGGCCAGCGCCCTGTATCTGGCCCGCGCGTTCCAGGGCGTGGGTGCAGCCTTCCTGCTGGCGCCGTCACTGTCGGTGATCGGCCACGAGTTCCATGAGGGCAAGCAACGCGACGATGCCTGGGCCTTCTGGGGCACGGCAATGGGCATGATGATGGTGCTCTCGCCGTTGATCGGCGGACTGTTGTCCTCGCTGTGGGGATGGCGATCGGTGTTCATCGCGATCCTGCCCTTCCTCGCCTTCCTGGCCTACGGTGCGGTCCGCTGGGTACCCGACTCCGCCGACACGGTGGTACGCCCACTCGATCCACCCGGCATCATCACCTTCAGCCTGGCGATCTTCGGCATCGTGTTCTTCCTCGTGGAAGGGCTCGCGCAGGGATGGACATCGGTGGTGGCGCTGGCCGGCCTGGGCCTGGGCATCGCGATGGGTACGTTGTTTGCCTGCATCGAACTCAAGCGTCGGCATCCGATGGTCGACCTGCGGCTGCTTGCAAGCCCGCGTTTCGTCGGTGCACTCATCGCCATGATCGGCTACGCGGTCAGCGCGCAGGTGATGGCCTCGATGCTGCCGCAGTACCTGCAGAATGGCGTCGGCCTGAGTGCGCTGGCCACGGGCGCAGGCATGCTGCCGTTCGCCGCGGCAATGCTGTTGTTCCCAAGCGTTGGCAGGCGCCTCGGCCGACGGTTCTCGAGTGAGATGGTGCTGGCCATCGGCCTGTCGGTCACTGCCGCTGGCAACGCGCTGGCCGGTATCGGCGCGTGGCACCACATGCCGGCGCTGGCCCTGCTGGCGATGATCATCATCGGGGCGGGCGGTGGCATCCTCAACGGCGAAACCTCCAAGGCCATCATCGGCTCGGCACCTCGTGACCGCGCAGGCATGGCCTCGGGCATCAGCGCCACGACGCGCTTCGTCGGCATCCTGCTCGGCTTCACGGTGCTCTCCAGCGCCTTGACCGTCGGCATCCGCGCCGGACTGTCAGCCCGTGTTCCCGCAGACGACGTCATGCGCCTGGCCGACAGCATCGCCACGGGTGCGCTGACCAAGGGAGCCCCGGTCGATCTCGCACGGGCGATGTACAGCCAAGGCTTTGCCGCGTCCCTGTGGACCGCCGCGGCTGCGGCGACGCTGGCCAGCCTGGCCGTTGCCCTGCTCAGGAAACGCGCCTGA
- the cml gene encoding CmlA/FloR family chloramphenicol efflux MFS transporter — translation MSDRKAPRWAHSLPAAIALMAPFDLLASLAMDIYLPVVSAMPDALGTSPAIIQLTLSLYMLVLGLGQLIFGPLSDRIGRRPVLLMGALLFTLASFALAACSGGAGFLAWRGVQAIGASAALVATFATVRDVYADTAEGVTLYGLFASMLAFVPALGPILGALIAYALGWRAIFIALGVLGLLAGVRACRDWQETRPPQHDHASPAFARILGNAGFWVHAVGFSAAMGTFFVFFSIAPRVLMGRAGYSPMGFSLAFATVALVMFVISRFAAWFIGRWGIGGSFLRGLMVMIGGVLVMAMAAMLPPSFASVVLPMWLVAIGIVMVVAVAANGALRDFADASGTAVALYYAVQSLIVATLGTLATLLLPGDTVWPLVAYGLLLPSLSLVGLVMLRRSWSEQPASERDG, via the coding sequence ATGTCTGATCGAAAAGCCCCTCGCTGGGCCCATTCCCTGCCGGCCGCCATCGCGTTGATGGCTCCCTTCGACCTCCTGGCCTCGCTGGCCATGGATATCTACCTGCCTGTTGTATCGGCCATGCCGGATGCACTCGGCACATCGCCTGCCATCATCCAGTTGACGCTGAGTCTGTACATGCTCGTACTCGGGCTGGGTCAGCTGATCTTCGGCCCACTGTCGGACCGGATAGGGCGACGGCCTGTGCTGCTGATGGGCGCGCTGCTGTTCACGCTGGCGTCGTTCGCGCTCGCCGCGTGTAGTGGTGGTGCGGGGTTCCTGGCCTGGCGCGGCGTGCAGGCGATCGGTGCGTCGGCGGCCTTGGTCGCCACCTTCGCGACGGTGCGCGACGTGTATGCCGATACGGCCGAGGGTGTCACGCTGTACGGTCTGTTCGCCTCGATGCTGGCATTCGTGCCGGCACTCGGCCCGATCCTCGGCGCATTGATCGCCTACGCGCTGGGTTGGCGAGCCATTTTCATCGCGCTGGGCGTGCTGGGGCTGCTGGCAGGCGTGCGTGCATGCAGGGACTGGCAGGAGACGCGGCCACCGCAGCACGACCACGCATCGCCAGCCTTCGCGCGCATCCTCGGCAATGCCGGGTTCTGGGTCCACGCAGTGGGATTCAGTGCGGCGATGGGCACGTTCTTCGTGTTCTTCTCGATCGCCCCGCGAGTGCTGATGGGGCGCGCAGGCTATTCGCCGATGGGCTTCAGCCTGGCCTTCGCGACGGTTGCGCTGGTGATGTTCGTCATCTCCCGCTTCGCTGCGTGGTTCATCGGGCGATGGGGCATTGGTGGCAGCTTCCTGCGTGGATTGATGGTGATGATCGGCGGCGTGCTGGTCATGGCGATGGCGGCAATGCTGCCGCCGTCATTTGCCAGTGTCGTGCTGCCGATGTGGTTGGTCGCTATCGGTATCGTGATGGTCGTTGCGGTTGCGGCCAACGGTGCCTTGCGCGATTTTGCCGATGCTTCCGGCACGGCGGTGGCGCTGTACTACGCCGTGCAGAGCCTGATCGTGGCCACGCTTGGCACGCTCGCGACGCTGCTGCTGCCGGGCGACACGGTCTGGCCGCTGGTGGCATATGGGTTGCTGCTGCCATCGCTGAGCCTGGTTGGTCTGGTGATGCTGCGACGGTCGTGGAGTGAGCAGCCAGCATCAGAAAGGGATGGATGA
- a CDS encoding MFS transporter, with protein sequence MQRFRRPALVLAAYLGTFLASLDISIVNVALPTLQTALRTDIAGLQWVINAYAIALSAFMLSAGPLGDRHGQRRVWLVSVATFIAGSLVCACAGSLQVLVMGRAIQGVAGALLIPSAMPILSHAFPDPRQRAKVIGGWSAFSALALVLGPLLGGVLVERAGWPSIFLINLPLGLLAIALGAWGIPERRHPQHAALDPAGQLLSIVALAALSYGLIGIGEHGVAAPRTVLALALALTGLVAFGCVERRVARPLLPLDLLADHRFRLLNVASFVLGFSAYASLFFLSLFFQQVQGGSAADAGLQLVPQFLMMGGVSLLFGRIVGRIGLPAALVTGYALAGIALCAMPGLDASSTRAHATLLLLLLGAGMGLAVPATGMAVMGHVPQERAGIASATMNALRQAGMSVGIALLGSVMSQRAVQHLAAAAHAAGQPQVALQARLLIFEPAVASSSPHLLGYYRAAMASGFGWAMALAGALAVLTAFALHRRYVAQ encoded by the coding sequence ATGCAACGCTTTCGACGCCCAGCCCTGGTGCTGGCGGCCTATCTCGGTACCTTCCTGGCGTCGTTGGACATCAGCATCGTCAACGTCGCACTGCCGACACTGCAGACCGCACTGCGGACCGACATCGCCGGGCTGCAATGGGTCATCAACGCCTACGCGATCGCACTGTCGGCGTTCATGCTGTCGGCCGGTCCGCTGGGCGATCGACATGGCCAGCGGCGGGTGTGGCTGGTCAGTGTCGCCACCTTCATCGCCGGCTCGCTGGTATGTGCCTGTGCCGGCAGTCTGCAGGTGCTGGTGATGGGACGTGCGATCCAGGGAGTAGCGGGTGCACTGCTGATTCCCAGCGCAATGCCGATCCTCAGCCATGCCTTTCCCGATCCCCGGCAGCGGGCAAAGGTGATCGGCGGCTGGTCGGCCTTCAGTGCCTTGGCGCTGGTGCTGGGGCCGCTGCTGGGCGGTGTGCTGGTGGAGCGTGCAGGATGGCCGAGCATCTTCCTGATCAACCTGCCACTGGGGTTGCTGGCGATCGCGCTCGGCGCCTGGGGCATTCCCGAGCGACGGCACCCGCAGCATGCCGCGCTGGATCCGGCGGGACAACTGCTGAGCATCGTGGCGTTGGCGGCGCTGAGCTATGGACTGATCGGCATCGGCGAGCATGGAGTGGCGGCGCCTCGAACCGTACTGGCGCTGGCCCTTGCCCTCACCGGCCTGGTGGCCTTCGGCTGTGTGGAACGACGGGTCGCGCGCCCGCTGTTGCCTCTGGACCTGTTGGCCGATCATCGCTTTCGCCTGCTCAACGTTGCGTCCTTCGTGCTGGGCTTCAGCGCTTACGCCAGCCTGTTCTTCCTGTCGCTGTTCTTCCAGCAGGTGCAGGGCGGCAGCGCCGCCGACGCGGGGCTGCAACTGGTGCCACAGTTCCTGATGATGGGTGGAGTCTCGCTGCTGTTTGGCCGCATTGTCGGGCGGATTGGCTTGCCGGCAGCGCTGGTGACCGGCTACGCACTGGCCGGCATTGCCCTGTGTGCGATGCCAGGCCTCGATGCCAGCAGCACGCGCGCACATGCAACGCTCCTGCTGTTGCTGCTGGGGGCCGGCATGGGGCTGGCGGTGCCCGCGACGGGCATGGCCGTGATGGGCCACGTGCCGCAGGAGCGCGCGGGTATCGCTTCGGCAACGATGAATGCACTGCGCCAGGCGGGAATGAGCGTAGGCATCGCGCTGCTCGGCAGCGTGATGAGCCAGCGCGCCGTGCAGCACCTCGCTGCAGCTGCCCATGCCGCTGGCCAACCGCAGGTGGCGCTGCAAGCGCGGCTGCTCATCTTCGAACCTGCGGTGGCGTCCAGTTCACCGCACCTGCTGGGCTATTACCGCGCGGCGATGGCCAGTGGGTTCGGCTGGGCAATGGCCCTGGCCGGTGCGCTGGCGGTGCTGACAGCCTTTGCCCTGCATCGCCGGTATGTGGCGCAGTGA
- a CDS encoding SLOG cluster 4 domain-containing protein yields the protein MTPSFRKPQIAILGSADPGSPAFDLAAQAGRFLAESGITLVSGCGSPATRVAAEHAVAAGGTVLSVIPEGSMPAADWPATVVVPCGMGDARNLIMALAGDACIVIGGRAGTISEVCLAWLHKRPLLPLVGAGGWSDGLPGNPPDERGNSPILPWHDIAELRAQLRHLQLLAG from the coding sequence ATGACACCATCCTTCCGCAAGCCCCAGATCGCGATCCTTGGTAGTGCCGATCCCGGCTCACCGGCGTTCGACCTCGCTGCACAGGCGGGGAGGTTCCTCGCAGAAAGTGGAATCACCCTGGTCAGCGGCTGCGGCAGCCCGGCCACGCGGGTGGCAGCCGAGCATGCAGTCGCAGCCGGTGGCACGGTGCTGAGTGTGATTCCGGAAGGCAGCATGCCCGCTGCGGACTGGCCGGCAACGGTGGTGGTGCCCTGTGGCATGGGCGATGCCCGCAACCTGATCATGGCCTTGGCCGGCGATGCCTGCATCGTCATCGGCGGGCGCGCAGGCACAATTTCCGAGGTGTGTCTGGCCTGGTTGCACAAGCGCCCGTTGCTGCCGCTGGTGGGCGCTGGTGGCTGGTCGGATGGTCTTCCCGGCAACCCTCCCGATGAGCGCGGAAACTCACCGATACTGCCGTGGCACGACATCGCGGAGCTGCGCGCGCAGCTGCGCCATCTGCAGCTGCTGGCAGGCTGA
- a CDS encoding SDR family oxidoreductase, which produces MKIVVIGGTGRIGSKVVDRLHAAGHQIVVAAPSTGIDVLSGEGLAAAMEGTEVVVDLANSPSFEDAAVLSFFVTAGHNILAAAVQAGVRHHVALSVVGTDKLAASGYFRGKIAQERLIRDSGLAYTIIHSTQFFEFLPGIIQSAGDGRTLHLPTAAVQPIAAEDVADAVARIAQQAPVNGMVEIAGPERESMAALAHRFLQATGDAREVIGDAKARYFGAQLQQDTLVPVGQAWLGTIGFERWLQQSGLAQGQPA; this is translated from the coding sequence ATGAAGATTGTCGTCATCGGTGGCACCGGCCGTATCGGCAGCAAGGTGGTTGATCGCCTGCATGCGGCCGGCCATCAGATCGTCGTCGCTGCACCTTCCACCGGCATCGATGTGCTGAGCGGCGAGGGCCTGGCTGCTGCGATGGAAGGCACCGAGGTCGTGGTCGACCTTGCCAACTCGCCCTCGTTCGAAGATGCCGCGGTGTTGTCGTTCTTCGTGACTGCCGGCCACAACATCCTGGCGGCCGCAGTGCAGGCCGGCGTGCGCCACCATGTTGCGTTGTCGGTGGTGGGTACCGACAAGCTGGCCGCCAGCGGCTATTTCCGCGGCAAGATCGCCCAGGAACGCCTGATCCGTGATTCGGGCCTGGCGTACACGATCATCCACTCGACGCAGTTCTTCGAGTTCCTGCCGGGCATCATCCAGTCAGCCGGTGACGGCCGGACCCTGCATCTGCCGACCGCCGCAGTGCAGCCGATCGCCGCCGAGGATGTGGCCGATGCCGTTGCGCGCATCGCGCAGCAGGCGCCGGTCAATGGCATGGTGGAGATCGCCGGGCCGGAGCGCGAATCGATGGCGGCGCTGGCCCATCGCTTCCTGCAGGCAACCGGTGATGCGCGCGAGGTGATCGGCGATGCCAAGGCGCGCTACTTCGGTGCGCAGCTGCAGCAGGACACCCTGGTGCCGGTGGGACAGGCATGGCTCGGCACCATCGGCTTCGAGCGTTGGTTGCAGCAGTCCGGGCTGGCGCAGGGCCAGCCGGCCTGA